The Actinomycetota bacterium nucleotide sequence GCCGTGGCGCACCGCGTACGTCCAGCCGTCGCGCCGACCCACCGACGGCCGCTACGGCGAGAACCCCAACCGTCTCCAGCACTACTACCAGTACCAGGTCATCCTCCAGCCGAGCCCCGACGACGTGCTCGACCTGTACTTCGACTCGCTGCGCGCCATCGGCATCGAGCCCGCCGAACACGACGTCCGCCTCGTCGAGGACGACTGGGAGTCGCCGACGCTCGGCGCGTGGGGACTCGGCTGGGAGGTCTGGCTCGACGGCATGGAGTGCACGCAGTTCACCTACTTCCAGCAGGTCGGCGGCTTCGAGTGCCGCCCGGTGCCTGCCGAGATCACCTACGGCCTTGAGCGCCTCGCCATGTACATCCAAGGCGTCGACAGCGTCTACGACCTCATCTGGTCCGAGGGCGCT carries:
- a CDS encoding glycine--tRNA ligase subunit alpha, translating into MTTATAPTFQDIILALSRFWADHGCVVLQPYDMEVGAGTFHPATTLRTLDPKPWRTAYVQPSRRPTDGRYGENPNRLQHYYQYQVILQPSPDDVLDLYFDSLRAIGIEPAEHDVRLVEDDWESPTLGAWGLGWEVWLDGMECTQFTYFQQVGGFECRPVPAEITYGLERLAMYIQGVDSVYDLIWSEGA